The Cylindrospermopsis curvispora GIHE-G1 genome contains a region encoding:
- a CDS encoding J domain-containing protein, with product MWQRMINALTKWLTKIKNLLFKNKPPAEKKERPKVSEYTATKGPESSSEPPSSKPPNKKKVRDPFANARGQNILFTKGVLFEDPQPEINSLQKKVLEILFSVFNLSIKEDDIYVAYFPSRLLYYIEKQDSFSAFRRFLNDIGRTPDEVFKNPKIATFTKEIILGLYEADINCWDTGISTEPLYQHLRETAANVDYNLESFINLLSRIEKLAILIHQLQRIAGQIPFDSFRKFSQTVNSSLKSWHTLSDTTFDQWTNSLNDYKSQFRDYQYFSEVIDQNCFRLRSTMAVIPQEIINVIENLLEEVEQLKQKLKIGSISINEGLGELGTLASEIKGFVDEVLHRNQETNSSRKEDFAYTSNTLSLDQAFRLLNLTRETISMKLLKTARNKCARDHHPDMGGDVNMMKRINEAYEILKDYLENRHT from the coding sequence ATGTGGCAACGAATGATCAATGCTTTGACCAAGTGGTTGACCAAAATTAAAAACTTGCTTTTTAAAAACAAACCGCCTGCAGAAAAAAAAGAACGTCCAAAAGTTAGTGAATATACTGCCACCAAAGGCCCAGAAAGTAGTTCAGAACCTCCATCCTCAAAGCCTCCCAATAAAAAGAAGGTAAGAGATCCATTTGCCAATGCTCGTGGCCAAAATATTCTTTTTACCAAGGGAGTTTTATTTGAGGATCCCCAACCTGAAATAAATTCCTTGCAAAAAAAAGTCCTAGAAATCTTATTTTCTGTATTTAATTTATCAATAAAAGAGGATGATATTTATGTAGCTTACTTTCCCTCTCGTTTACTTTATTATATTGAGAAACAAGATTCTTTTTCAGCCTTCCGGCGATTTCTCAATGATATTGGCAGAACACCTGATGAAGTTTTTAAAAACCCTAAAATAGCCACCTTTACTAAAGAGATCATACTAGGTCTCTATGAAGCTGATATTAACTGTTGGGATACTGGAATTAGTACCGAGCCTTTATATCAACATTTAAGAGAAACTGCTGCAAATGTTGATTATAATTTGGAGAGTTTTATCAACCTGCTAAGTCGAATAGAGAAATTGGCAATTTTGATTCACCAACTACAAAGAATTGCCGGGCAAATTCCTTTCGACTCATTTAGAAAGTTTTCTCAAACAGTCAACTCAAGTTTAAAATCTTGGCATACTTTGTCAGACACAACTTTCGATCAATGGACAAATTCACTCAATGACTACAAATCACAATTTAGGGACTATCAGTATTTTTCTGAAGTAATTGACCAAAACTGCTTTAGACTCAGAAGTACTATGGCTGTAATACCACAAGAGATAATCAATGTCATTGAGAATTTATTAGAAGAAGTAGAACAACTTAAACAGAAACTGAAAATTGGATCAATTTCCATAAACGAAGGACTAGGTGAACTGGGAACCTTAGCGAGTGAAATCAAGGGGTTTGTTGATGAAGTTTTGCATCGTAACCAAGAAACTAACAGTTCAAGAAAAGAGGATTTTGCATATACAAGCAACACATTATCTCTTGATCAAGCATTCAGGTTACTAAATTTAACTCGTGAAACAATATCAATGAAATTACTCAAAACAGCACGCAACAAATGTGCAAGAGACCATCACCCTGACATGGGTGGGGATGTAAACATGATGAAAAGAATTAATGAAGCTTACGAAATATTAAAAGATTACCTAGAAAATCGACATACTTAA
- the era gene encoding GTPase Era has product MAEEFIIPQAPANFKSGFIGIIGRPNVGKSTLMNQLIGQKIAITSPVAQTTRNRLRGILTREKAQLIFVDTPGIHKPHHPLGEVLVQNAKIAITSVDVVLFVVDGTAVCGGGDRFIADLLTKCEIPVIMGINKIDQQPAEAEKIDESYRELAQENQWQIVKFSALENQGILELEDLLIEQLETGPLYYPPDLVTDQPERFIMGELIREQILLLTREEVPHSVAIAIDLVEENPTITRVVATINVERDSQKGILIGKGGTMLKSIGTVARQQIQKLIAGKVHLELFVKVQPKWRHSRLRLAELGYRVEE; this is encoded by the coding sequence ATGGCCGAAGAATTTATTATTCCTCAAGCACCCGCTAACTTTAAGTCTGGATTTATCGGCATTATTGGTCGTCCTAATGTGGGTAAGTCAACCTTAATGAACCAGTTAATAGGACAAAAAATAGCTATCACATCACCAGTAGCGCAAACTACTAGAAATCGCTTGAGGGGAATTTTAACTAGGGAGAAAGCCCAGTTGATTTTTGTTGATACCCCCGGGATTCATAAACCCCATCATCCCTTGGGAGAGGTGCTAGTACAAAATGCTAAAATCGCCATTACATCGGTGGATGTGGTGTTGTTTGTGGTAGATGGCACAGCAGTCTGTGGAGGAGGCGATCGCTTTATTGCTGACTTATTAACCAAATGTGAAATCCCAGTTATTATGGGTATTAATAAAATAGATCAACAACCAGCAGAAGCTGAGAAAATAGATGAAAGTTATAGGGAATTAGCTCAAGAGAACCAATGGCAAATTGTTAAATTTTCAGCCTTAGAGAACCAAGGAATATTAGAATTAGAAGACTTATTAATTGAACAACTAGAAACCGGTCCATTATATTATCCACCAGATTTAGTCACCGATCAACCAGAAAGATTTATTATGGGGGAATTAATCCGGGAACAGATTTTATTATTAACCCGAGAAGAAGTTCCTCACTCAGTGGCGATCGCCATTGATTTAGTGGAAGAGAACCCAACAATTACCCGTGTTGTGGCCACAATTAATGTAGAAAGGGACTCCCAAAAAGGGATATTAATTGGTAAAGGGGGGACAATGTTAAAATCAATTGGTACTGTGGCCCGTCAACAGATTCAAAAATTGATTGCTGGTAAAGTTCATTTGGAATTATTTGTCAAAGTCCAACCAAAGTGGCGACATTCGCGGTTAAGGTTAGCAGAACTAGGATATAGGGTGGAAGAGTAG
- the rpmB gene encoding 50S ribosomal protein L28: MSRRCELTGKKANNAMSVSHSHRRTRRLQQPNLQTKRVWWPAGNRWVKLKLSTKAIKTLDTKGLEAMAKEAGINLNTY, translated from the coding sequence ATGTCTCGTCGTTGCGAACTCACAGGTAAAAAGGCTAATAATGCCATGTCCGTTTCCCACTCTCACCGTCGTACCAGACGTTTACAGCAACCTAATTTGCAAACTAAGAGGGTTTGGTGGCCCGCTGGTAACCGTTGGGTAAAGTTGAAACTTTCTACCAAAGCAATTAAAACTCTTGATACCAAAGGTTTGGAAGCTATGGCCAAGGAAGCTGGTATTAATTTAAACACTTACTAA
- the secA gene encoding preprotein translocase subunit SecA encodes MLKLLLGDPNARKLKKYQHYITEINLLEEDVKLLSDDELRGKTAEFKQRLNKGESLDEILAEAFAVVREASSRVLGLRHFDVQLVGGVILHTGQIAEMKTGEGKTLVATLPSYLNALSNKGVHVVTVNDYLARRDAEWMGQIHRFLGMSVGLIQSTMVPIERKKNYDCDITYVTNSEVGFDYLRDNMATSMEEVVQRPFNYCVIDEVDSILIDEARTPLIISGQVERPTEKYLQAAEIAFTLKKDEHYEVDEKARNVLLTDDGFAEAENLLGVTDLFDPENPWAHFVFNAIKAKELFLKDVNYIVRNGEVVIVDEFTGRVLPGRRWSDGLHQAIEAKERVEIQPETQTLATITYQNLFLLYPKLAGMTGTAKTEEAEFEKIYKLEVSVIPTHRTRKRQDLSDMVFKTESGKWGAIARECEEMHKGGRPVLVGTTSVEKSELLSRLLQEKGIPHELLNARPENVEREAEIVAQAGRRGAVTIATNMAGRGTDIILGGNSEYMARLKLREYFMPRIVRPEDDQFTIQRASGLPSGNGSNGSGQGFVPGKKLKTWRVSGGIFPTELSQVTEKLLKEAVEVAVNAYGSRTLSELEAEDKVAIAAEKAPTDDAVVQKLRDAYQTIKQEYEKFTDAEHVEVVNNGGLHVIGTERHESRRIDNQLRGRSGRQGDPGTTRFFLSLEDNLLRIFGGDRVAGLMNAFQVEEDMPIESGLLTRSLEGAQKKVETYYYDIRKQVFEYDEVMNNQRRAIYAERRRVLEGEDLKEQVIKYAEKTMDDIVDYYINPELPSEEWDLEKLVGKVKEFVYLLADMQPAQLEDMGVGEIKAFLHEQSRIAYDMKEAEIDQIQPGLMRQAERFFILQRIDTLWREHLQQMDALRESVGLRGYGQKDPLIEYKSEGYELFLDMMVNIRRDVVYSLFMFQPQQQPAVQTSEIV; translated from the coding sequence AATTCTCCACACAGGACAAATAGCAGAAATGAAAACCGGTGAAGGTAAAACCCTAGTAGCTACCTTACCCAGTTATTTAAATGCTTTAAGTAATAAAGGTGTTCATGTTGTTACTGTAAATGATTATCTAGCTCGACGAGATGCGGAATGGATGGGTCAGATACACCGCTTCTTGGGAATGAGTGTGGGACTGATTCAGTCCACCATGGTTCCCATAGAAAGGAAAAAAAATTACGACTGTGACATTACTTATGTAACCAACAGTGAAGTAGGTTTTGACTACCTGCGAGATAATATGGCCACATCCATGGAAGAAGTGGTACAACGTCCGTTTAATTATTGTGTAATCGACGAAGTAGATTCCATTCTGATTGATGAAGCGCGAACTCCCCTAATTATTTCTGGACAAGTAGAAAGACCAACAGAAAAATACTTACAAGCAGCAGAAATTGCATTTACCCTTAAAAAAGACGAGCACTACGAAGTTGATGAAAAAGCGCGGAACGTTCTTTTAACAGACGATGGTTTTGCTGAAGCCGAGAATCTTTTAGGCGTAACCGATTTATTTGATCCAGAAAATCCCTGGGCCCATTTTGTCTTTAATGCCATTAAAGCGAAAGAACTATTCCTCAAAGACGTGAATTATATCGTGCGCAATGGGGAAGTGGTAATTGTGGACGAATTTACTGGTCGGGTACTACCAGGAAGAAGATGGAGCGATGGTTTGCACCAAGCTATAGAAGCCAAAGAAAGAGTGGAAATCCAACCCGAAACCCAAACTTTGGCAACCATTACCTATCAGAACCTATTTTTGCTTTATCCGAAATTAGCTGGAATGACAGGAACAGCCAAAACGGAAGAAGCGGAATTTGAAAAGATTTATAAATTAGAAGTAAGTGTTATTCCCACCCACCGCACCAGAAAACGTCAAGACCTATCCGACATGGTGTTTAAAACAGAATCGGGTAAATGGGGAGCCATTGCACGGGAATGTGAAGAAATGCACAAAGGTGGCAGACCGGTACTAGTAGGAACCACTAGTGTGGAAAAATCCGAACTGTTGAGCAGATTACTGCAAGAAAAGGGTATTCCTCACGAATTACTCAATGCTAGACCGGAAAACGTAGAACGGGAAGCGGAAATTGTTGCCCAAGCTGGACGCAGGGGTGCAGTAACCATAGCTACTAATATGGCGGGACGAGGCACGGATATTATTTTAGGCGGTAACTCCGAATATATGGCTCGGTTGAAGTTACGGGAATATTTTATGCCTAGGATTGTGAGACCAGAAGATGATCAATTCACCATTCAAAGAGCTTCAGGACTTCCTAGTGGAAATGGTAGTAATGGTAGTGGTCAGGGTTTTGTTCCCGGCAAAAAACTCAAAACTTGGCGCGTATCTGGGGGGATTTTTCCCACTGAGTTATCCCAGGTAACTGAAAAACTATTAAAGGAAGCGGTTGAGGTAGCAGTTAATGCCTATGGTAGTCGCACCTTATCGGAATTAGAAGCAGAAGATAAAGTAGCTATAGCTGCTGAAAAAGCACCTACGGATGATGCAGTAGTGCAAAAGTTAAGAGATGCTTACCAGACTATTAAACAAGAATATGAAAAATTTACTGACGCTGAACATGTAGAAGTAGTAAACAATGGTGGACTCCATGTCATAGGTACAGAAAGGCATGAATCACGGCGGATTGATAACCAATTAAGAGGAAGATCGGGTAGACAAGGTGACCCGGGGACAACCAGATTTTTCCTCAGTCTGGAAGATAATTTACTGAGAATATTTGGTGGAGATCGGGTAGCTGGGTTAATGAATGCGTTCCAAGTGGAGGAAGATATGCCCATTGAATCGGGTTTATTAACTCGCAGTTTGGAAGGTGCTCAGAAAAAGGTAGAAACTTATTACTATGACATTCGTAAGCAAGTGTTTGAATATGACGAAGTCATGAATAATCAACGTCGTGCTATTTATGCTGAACGTAGACGAGTTCTAGAAGGAGAAGATTTAAAAGAACAGGTGATCAAATATGCAGAAAAGACCATGGATGACATCGTGGACTATTATATCAACCCAGAATTACCCTCAGAAGAATGGGATTTAGAAAAGTTAGTGGGCAAAGTCAAGGAGTTTGTTTACTTACTAGCAGATATGCAACCTGCTCAGCTAGAGGATATGGGAGTTGGGGAAATTAAGGCCTTCCTTCATGAACAATCGCGTATTGCCTATGATATGAAAGAAGCGGAAATAGACCAAATTCAACCTGGTCTGATGCGACAAGCAGAAAGATTTTTCATCTTACAACGTATAGATACCTTGTGGCGGGAACATTTACAGCAGATGGATGCCCTACGGGAATCTGTAGGGTTGCGTGGTTATGGACAAAAAGATCCACTTATTGAGTACAAGAGCGAGGGATACGAGTTGTTCTTAGACATGATGGTGAATATTCGCAGGGATGTGGTTTACTCCCTGTTTATGTTCCAACCCCAGCAACAACCCGCAGTCCAAACCTCTGAAATAGTCTAA